One Sus scrofa isolate TJ Tabasco breed Duroc chromosome 1, Sscrofa11.1, whole genome shotgun sequence DNA segment encodes these proteins:
- the TEX48 gene encoding uncharacterized protein TEX48: MAAHQNLALKIFCLCCKYCEEPSTIDDGKTPSQTQELQPPKHGLRKDELDGQNPKHKSATPCIVPGQCLIRPGKTASCFSSSEFEDVNSHVSKRGFHKRNLNRYSQDHWPYPPCRIGRP, translated from the exons ATGG CAGCCCACCAAAACCTGGCCTTGAAGATCTTCTGTTTATGCTGCAAATACTGTGAGGAGCCCAGTACCATAGATGACGGCAAGACCCCCAGTCAAACCCAAGAGCTTCAGCCGCCCAAGCATG GTTTGCGGAAGGATGAACTTGATGGACAAAATCCCAAGCACAAAAGCGCAACGCCCTGCATTGTCCCAGGACAATGCCTGATCCGTCCAGGGAAGACAGCCTCCTGTTTCAGCAGCAGTGAGTTTGAGG atGTGAATTCACATGTTTCCAAAAGAGGTTTTCACAAGAGAAACCTAAACCGCTACTCCCAGGATCACTGGCCATACCCGCCGTGCCGCATTGGGAGACCCTGA